In Rhodococcus pyridinivorans, the following proteins share a genomic window:
- a CDS encoding insoluble domain protein, with the protein MPATAAAIVAAGSGLASADPVELPSQGGVTTPAPSTQGGTTNAPKPPAKQIYWTPPPAQQREYAPLPDYNYDTNRYERQSTPAPINPLELRAPQPVEPEPIYIAPPEKIMIGDFHFNQPNWVTDDDRERTNNTAGLIRSDVATFYKSIGIEASRADRVAAAQIGATVAGAAAGAAAGAVPGALIGGTIGGIAGATAGGVVPLPIPVLPEVTTGVAGTAAGAAIGAAVGAVPGAVLGGAAGLAAGTAFGAGDDEGQPIEVELPDVGEDVLTEQADSTVEQWQSSGPVGQAAADAVRNVVQTAPQVDSQVREWVKVQPGGEGVIAGVDNALDTFFGGSAGTAAEMISTAIGDGIVPA; encoded by the coding sequence GTGCCCGCCACGGCCGCCGCGATCGTGGCAGCAGGTAGCGGTCTGGCCTCGGCCGATCCGGTGGAGCTGCCCTCGCAGGGCGGGGTGACCACCCCGGCACCGTCCACTCAGGGCGGTACCACCAACGCACCGAAGCCACCGGCCAAGCAGATCTACTGGACCCCGCCGCCGGCGCAGCAGCGCGAGTATGCGCCGCTGCCGGACTACAACTACGACACCAACCGCTACGAGCGGCAGTCCACTCCGGCGCCGATCAACCCGCTGGAGCTGCGTGCCCCGCAGCCGGTCGAGCCGGAACCGATCTACATCGCTCCGCCCGAGAAGATCATGATCGGCGATTTCCACTTCAACCAGCCGAACTGGGTCACCGACGACGACCGGGAGCGCACCAACAACACCGCCGGTCTGATCCGCTCGGATGTGGCGACGTTCTACAAGTCGATCGGTATCGAAGCCAGCCGTGCCGATCGTGTCGCTGCTGCTCAGATCGGCGCGACGGTGGCCGGTGCGGCAGCCGGTGCTGCCGCTGGTGCCGTTCCCGGTGCCCTGATCGGCGGCACCATCGGCGGTATCGCCGGTGCCACCGCCGGTGGTGTGGTGCCGCTGCCGATTCCGGTGCTGCCCGAGGTCACCACCGGGGTCGCCGGGACCGCAGCCGGAGCAGCGATCGGCGCTGCGGTCGGTGCGGTCCCCGGCGCAGTGCTCGGTGGCGCGGCCGGCCTGGCTGCCGGAACCGCCTTTGGTGCCGGTGACGACGAAGGTCAGCCCATCGAGGTGGAACTGCCGGACGTAGGGGAGGACGTGCTCACCGAGCAGGCCGACTCCACGGTCGAGCAGTGGCAGTCCTCCGGCCCGGTCGGACAGGCGGCCGCCGACGCAGTCCGCAACGTCGTGCAGACCGCTCCGCAGGTCGATTCCCAGGTCCGTGAGTGGGTCAAGGTCCAGCCCGGTGGTGAAGGCGTGATCGCCGGTGTGGACAACGCACTGGACACCTTCTTCGGCGGTTCGGCCGGCACTGCCGCCGAGATGATCTCCACCGCGATCGGCGACGGCATCGTGCCTGCCTGA